GTTCAGGATTGGAGTTGGTATACTTAAGTGACGAGAAAATGCATAGCTGAACGGGATGACTATTCTGATGAAGTGCAATATGAAAAGTATGAATAACCCTATAAAAACTACCTTCAATCTTTCTATTCTTTTAAGGCCATGTACTGCTAAAACCAATGCCATAAAAGGTACTATGTTAAATGCTATTGATTGTACTCCATGCATTGTTACTTCTTCCCCCCTGTAGCTAAAGATTATTTCTTTAGGAAGATTTAGTGCATGGTCAAGTCTGAGACCTGCACTACTTATCTTAAATCCTATTAGCCTGAGAAAACTGCCACTTATTTGGACTAAGAACCTTATATAATACTTAAGTGCCATAAACCAGACAAATAGGGTAATTGAAGAATAAAACAAGAATTTACCTATAAATAGGAAAATACCTTCCCTAATCTTCTTCTTTGTAATGTAGTTTATCCACCATATCCACATAGCTATTCCAAAGATAATAAAGAATGCCGGCCATAGGTAGTGGTGTACAATATCAAATGCTTTTGGTCCAATCAGCTGCGCCCATGCTAATAGACCAAGCCGAATAATATTCACTGCATAAAGGATAGTAGTCCCTAATATAAGACCTATTCCTTTATTTCTAAGAGTAGTTGGGTATGCCAGAACACTTGCAAAATATACTACAAGACAAAGTAGATTTGTACATACAGGCCCTATATTTAGAGAGGTTCCGGTATATGTTACAATATTTTCACTTACCTTAGCATCTATTCTAACCAATTGTAACACTGACCCAAAAGCTCTTGCAGTTGTGGCTGCATAGAACATTAGAGCACGGCTATCCCCATACAAGCAGTATAAGTAGTAGAGTGGGACTAAAATAATAAAAAAAAGGAGACAAAATTTAAATGTCTCCTTCTCTTTTAATATTTTCTCTTTGATACGGAGTGTAATATTATGTAAAGGATGAGCAAGCATAATTGGTGTCAGTAGGCTATCCCTATATTTTTATTCTTAGGAATATATATAATACAGCGCATCTCGTTTCCTAAAATATATCTTTTAACCTTTTATATGTGCGTTTATTACGCTTTATAGCTCTACCCACTACAATTAATTAGTTAAAATATAGGTCAAAATATTGAAATTGGCAAGTAATTTTTTGCTTTTAGGATACTCCTATAGACTTGTTTGCTCCAGAGTTTATCCACAAGTGACGAAGTAGTATTTACTTGGGAGTGTAAGTCAATAAGTAGAGTTTTATTACATAAGAAAAATTTATTTCAGATTGCCAAATGGTTACTGTTACTTCTACATTATGCTAATGCCTTTCTCTTCCTTAAGTAGATTATAGTCACGAAGCAAATTAAAACTACAAATAAGATAAATGCTGGAGCATGAGGAAAGAATGGAACAAGAGCACTCGTAAATGCGACAGAATCGTATGCAGTTGTTCTAATAGAGTCGCCATTTAGGTAATATACATAGGCTACATGAGCATAACTGCTCGCTACACCATGAAATACATGCACACTGTCATCTGAGTTAGCACTGTCAACTGGTGTACCTGCCCTATTTAACTTAAAGAAATAGTCTGACTTACCTTGTGTATCATTAGTAAAGCGCCTGCAAGCCACTTTTACACTATCAGGCTTTGACCAAATAAGTGTCATCCCCTTAGGATTGCCACAAAGAGTATATAGCTTCTCTTCAGTTGGGTTATAACTTGTATCACCTAAGGCGTCTCCATTTCTAAATCTCACTTTGTAACCATATT
This window of the bacterium genome carries:
- a CDS encoding exosortase/archaeosortase family protein, which translates into the protein MFYAATTARAFGSVLQLVRIDAKVSENIVTYTGTSLNIGPVCTNLLCLVVYFASVLAYPTTLRNKGIGLILGTTILYAVNIIRLGLLAWAQLIGPKAFDIVHHYLWPAFFIIFGIAMWIWWINYITKKKIREGIFLFIGKFLFYSSITLFVWFMALKYYIRFLVQISGSFLRLIGFKISSAGLRLDHALNLPKEIIFSYRGEEVTMHGVQSIAFNIVPFMALVLAVHGLKRIERLKVVFIGLFILFILHFIRIVIPFSYAFSRHLSIPTPILNTIDLIMAVIPFALWIILLYKKRIFRDKIASSLCSSQ